In the Hylaeus volcanicus isolate JK05 chromosome 1, UHH_iyHylVolc1.0_haploid, whole genome shotgun sequence genome, one interval contains:
- the LOC128876484 gene encoding epidermal growth factor receptor isoform X2, with product MFEHRHGPRTLSTCNLFGVIILLVIVAGSYDVSADLSSEFVKGKICIGTNGRLSVPSNKQHHYRNLRDRYTNCTYVDGNLEITWLQNETFDLSFLQYIREVTGYVLISHVDVRKIVLPRLQIIRGRTLFKLTIHDTEFALFVTMCQMQNLEMPALRDILNGSVGMYNNYNLCHIRTINWDEIITGQGGTYSYVYNFTSPERVCPSCDKSCEQGCWGEGPENCQRYSKTNCSPQCWQGRCFGPNPRECCHLFCAGGCMGPKQSDCLACKNFFDDGVCTQECPPMQKYNPTTYSWEANPDGKYAYGATCVRRCPEHLLKDNGACVRACPPKKKALNGECVPCDGPCPKTCKGVEKVHSGNIDDFKDCTIIEGSITILDQSFQGFQHVYPNFSFGKRYEKMHPDKLEVFSTLKEITGFLNIQGDHEDFKNLSYFRNLEFIGGRTLTEYFASLYIVKTSLVSFGLSSLKKIYSGSIAILENKNLCYAQSINWTRIKKSSEHESLLSNNRNESECIRDGLVCDEQCSEEGCWGHGPAQCLSCKNFILGNDCLQDCTAPGIYQADEKTCKLCHDECDGSCTGPNAEHCTKCKHALDGPFCVPECPSSKYDDNGVCKDCHGNCVGGCEGPENNIGPNGCHSCDKAIMNGSVPEGCLQKGEPCPDGHYYEWVSPQEQGALKPLAGKAVCRKCHPRCKNCTGYGFHEHVCQECTKYKRGEQCEDECPADHFADADTQLCIPCFSECRGCFGPGQNQCYKCRNYKINVDEDIDGNATSFNCTEICPPEYPHKIFPPDSEPYCSLESGSVRFSGENELQPAILAGVVVFTLLFIMVAAVIMYFWRIRAKAKENTVKMTMALTGLDDNEPLRPTGVKPNLAKLRIIKEEEMRKGGILGYGAFGNVYKGVWVPEGENVKIPVAIKVLHDGTGANTSKEFLDEAYIMASVEHPNLLQLLAVCMTSQMMLVTQLMPLGCLLDFVRTFKDKIGSKALLNWCTQIARGMAYLEERRLVHRDLAARNVLVQTPNCVKITDFGLAKLLDINEEQYKAAGGKMPIKWLALECIQHRVFTHKSDVWAFGVTIWEVLTYGGRPYENVPARNVPELLEKGERLPQPTICTIDVYMIMIKCWMLDAESRPSFKELAEDFAKMSRDPGRYLAIKGDKYMRLPSYTLQDEKEMIRNLASAMDGPEALVDADEYLQPKSRAPIPPGLSASSTSGSPPNTPVKTCWPNGKPLAADSPTPQNQQNWDRELLRYGANHRNGNASHEPGNSGQHPHFAPPNGHCGHPVGSDTSSSRYCSDPLKMIGVRGEVNSAHQQAQVGNLKLDLPLDEDDYLMPSPQLPTNTTQYMDLIGDSKPTELEPKRVNNGYRKYPEFLTIQGKTSLDNPEYIMSQDEGPLTPQTLGIPTPDLEKVLTNGTFGSQVRQRSSEEESDHEYYNDFDRLERELQPLKPLRKNETTV from the exons TTTGCATCGGAACCAATGGCCGCCTCTCCGTTCCGTCCAACAAGCAGCATCACTACCGGAATCTTCGAGACCGGTACACCAACTGTACTTATGTCGACGGCAACCTGGAGATCACATGGCTCCAGAACGAGACATTCGACCTCAGTTTCCTCCAGTATATACGAGAGGTCACCGGTTACGTCCTCATCAGCCACGTGGATGTCCGGAAGATCGTCCTGCCGCGGTTGCAGATCATACGCGGCAGAACGCTCTTCAAGCTCACCATACATGACACCGAGTTCGCCTTATTCGTCACGATGTGTCAGATGCAGAACTTGGAGATGCCGGCCCTCAGAG ATATCCTCAACGGGAGCGTGGGCATGTACAACAATTACAACCTTTGCCACATCCGTACGATCAACTGGGACGAAATAATCACCGGCCAGGGTGGAACGTACTCCTACGTATACAATTTCACGTCACCGGAGCGCGTATGTCCGTCGTGCGATAAGAGCTGCGAGCAGGGCTGCTGGGGCGAGGGTCCCGAGAATTGTCAGAGGTACTCGAAGACGAACTGTTCGCCCCAGTGCTGGCAGGGCAGGTGCTTCGGGCCCAATCCGCGAGAGTGTTGCCATCTTTTTTGCGCCGGTGGCTGCATGGGTCCGAAACAGAGCGACTGCCTCGCCTGCAAAAACTTCTTCGACGACGGTGTGTGCACGCAGGAATGCCCGCCCATGCAAAA GTACAATCCTACGACGTACTCGTGGGAGGCTAATCCTGACGGGAAGTACGCGTATGGTGCAACCTGCGTGAGAAGGTGTCCGGAACACCTTCTGAAAGACAACGGGGCTTGCGTAAGGGCCTGTCCACCGAAGAAGAAAGCGTTGAACGGCGAATGCGTGCCTTGCGATGGCCCGTGCCCGAAAACCTGTAAAGGCGTGGAGAAAGTGCACTCTGGCAACATAGACGACTTCAAGGACTGCACGATCATCGAGGGATCGATCACCATACTGGACCAGAGCTTCCAAGGCTTCCAACACGTCTACCCCAACTTCAGTTTTGGCAAACGCTACGAGAAAATGCATCCCGACAAGTTGGAGGTGTTCAGCACCCTAAAGGAGATCACCGGATTCCTGAACATCCAAGGGGATCACGAGGACTTCAAGAACCTCTCGTACTTCCGGAACCTCGAGTTCATAGGTGGAAGAACCCTGACGGAGTATTTCGCGTCTTTGTACATCGTGAAGACGTCGCTCGTGTCGTTCGGCCTCAGCTCCctcaagaaaatttattccggGTCCATCGCCATTTTGGAGAACAAGAATCTCTGTTACGCACAAAGCATCAACTGGACTAGGATCAAGAAGTCGTCGGAGCACGAGAGTTTGTTGTCTAATAATAGGAACGAAAGCGAATGCA TAAGAGATGGATTGGTCTGCGACGAGCAGTGTTCCGAAGAGGGTTGTTGGGGTCACGGACCAGCGCAGTGTCTGTCCTGCAAGAACTTCATATTAGGGAACGATTGTCTCCAAGACTGCACCGCGCCAGG AATTTACCAGGCCGATGAAAAGACCTGCAAGTTGTGTCACGACGAGTGCGACGGTTCTTGCACCGGTCCAAACGCGGAGCACTGCACAAAATGCAAACACGCGCTAGACGGTCCGTTCTGCGTGCCCGAGTGTCCATCCTCCAAGTATGACGACAACGGCGTGTGCAAGGACTGCCACGGGAACTGCGTGGGTGGCTGCGAGGGACCCGAGAACAACATAGGCCCTAATGGATGTCACAGCTGCGATAAGGCGATCATGAACGGGAGCGTACCTGAAGGATGTTTGCAGAAAGGGGAACCCTGTCCAGATG GACATTACTACGAGTGGGTGAGTCCTCAAGAGCAAGGAGCCTTGAAGCCTCTGGCAGGAAAGGCAGTCTGTCGGAAATGCCATCCTCGTTGCAAGAATTGTACCGGATACGGTTTCCACGAGCACGTGTGCCAAGAGTGCACCAAATACAAGAGAGGCGAGCAGTGCGAAGACGAGTGTCCTGCTGATCATTTCGCGGACGCAGACACTCAGCTCTGCATTCCGTGCTTCAGCGAGTGTCGAGGATGCTTTGGACCGGGCCAGAATCAATGCTACAAGTGTCGAAACTACAAAATCAACGTG GACGAAGATATAGATGGAAACGCTACATCCTTCAACTGCACGGAGATCTGTCCTCCCGAGTACCCTCACAAAATCTTCCCTCCGGACAGCGAGCCGTACTGCTCCCTGGAATCCGGCAGCGTTAGATTCTCAGGGGAGAACGAGCTGCAGCCAGCTATCCTAGCAGGTGTCGTGGTGTTCACTTTACTCTTCATCATGGTCGCGGCCGTAATCATGTACTTCTGGCGCATACGCGCGAAAGCAAAGGAAAACACCGTGAAGATGACAATGGCGTTGACTGGGTTAGACGACAACGAACCACTACGACCGACAGGCGTGAAGCCGAACCTGGCCAAGTTACGTATCATCAAAGAAGAAGAGATGAGGAAAGGTGGGATCCTGGGTTACGGAGCTTTCGGAAACGTCTACAAGGGCGTCTGGGTGCCCGAAGGTGAGAACGTCAAGATCCCGGTGGCCATAAAGGTCCTTCACGATGGCACAGGGGCGAACACATCGAAGGAGTTCCTCGACGAGGCGTACATCATGGCCAGCGTGGAACACCCTAACCTTCTTCAATTGTTAGCCGTTTGCATGACCTCGCAGATGATGCTCGTGACCCAGCTGATGCCTTTGGGTTGCCTGCTCGACTTCGTGCGCACGTTCAAGGACAAGATCGGCTCCAAAGCCCTCCTCAATTGGTGCACGCAGATCGCCAGAGGAATGGCCTACCTGGAGGAGAGGAGATTGGTCCACCGCGACCTGGCTGCGCGAAACGTTCTCGTGCAAACGCCTAACTGCGTCAAAATCACCGATTTCGGTTTAGCCAAGCTTTTGGACATCAACGAGGAACAGTACAAGGCTGCAGGTGGAAAAATGCCGATCAAGTGGCTGGCCCTCGAGTGCATTCAGCATCGAGTCTTCACGCACAAGTCGGACGTGTGGGCTTTTGGAGTGACCATCTGGGAGGTTCTCACCTATGGTGGCAGACCTTACGAGAACGTGCCAGCTAGGAACGTGCCAGAATTGTTGGAGAAGGGCGAGAGGTTACCCCAGCCAACGATCTGCACGATCGACGTTTACATGATCATGATCAAGTGCTGGATGCTGGACGCGGAGTCCAGGCCTAGCTTCAAGGAGCTGGCGGAGGACTTCGCGAAGATGTCCAGAGACCCTGGTCGATATCTTGCCATCAAGGGCGACAAATACATGAGATTACCTTCGTATACACTGCAG GACGAAAAGGAGATGATACGAAACCTTGCATCAGCCATGGACGGTCCCGAGGCGCTAGTGGACGCCGACGAGTACCTTCAGCCGAAATCCAGGGCTCCTATTCCACCTGGACTCTCAGCATCCAGTACTTCCGGTTCTCCACCGAACACCCCCGTGAAAACTTGCTGGCCCAATGGCAAACCCCTCGCTGCCGACTCTCCAACGCCTCAAAACCAACAGAACTGGGACAGAGAGTTGCTGAGGTACGGAGCGAATCACAGAAACGGAAACGCGTCACACGAGCCTGGAAATTCGGGTCAGCACCCGCATTTCGCGCCTCCCAACGGCCATTGTGGACATCCTGTTGGCTCCGACACATCCAGTTCGAGATACTGCTCGGATCCGCTGAAGATGATTGGCGTCAGAG GTGAGGTGAACTCTGCACACCAGCAGGCTCAAGTAGGTAACCTGAAGTTAGACTTGCCATTAGACGAAGACGATTATTTGATGCCATCGCCGCAATTGCCGACGAACACGACGCAGTACATGGATCTCATAGGGGACTCGAAACCCACGG AATTGGAGCCAAAGCGAGTCAACAACGGTTACAGGAAGTACCCAGAGTTCCTGACCATCCAAGGTAAAACTTCGCTGGACAATCCCGAGTACATAATGTCCCAGGACGAGGGACCATTGACCCCGCAGACTTTAGGTATTCCAACGCCCGACCTGGAGAAGGTCCTGACGAACGGAACCTTCGGGTCTCAGGTGAGACAAAGGAGTTCCGAGGAGGAATCTGACCACGAGTACTACAACGACTTCGATCGCCTGGAACGGGAGCTGCAGCCGCTGAAGCCTCTCAGAAAGAACGAGACCACCGTCTGA